From the genome of Amyelois transitella isolate CPQ chromosome 14, ilAmyTran1.1, whole genome shotgun sequence:
CCATACTTTAATACCACGAGAAAATccgagtttttttttctatcgttTTAAGACATTATTGTAAGAATATAATCAATGATAATTCATTAATACTAAATTTATGTTATGAAGATGATTGTAggaaatttgagattcaagaTGGAAAATCTTAGTGAGCAGaaatacgttttattttttagagaTTCTAAGTATTTGAGATGAAGAGTAGTTATAAACTACTTCAAAAGatctacttaattttatatcattcaatgatattaaaaaaaatgtaactcaGTATAATGTGAACTtgacatacttatataaaaactacttgaaataattaaagatacCTATATGAATTTCTTATCTTATATTTCTTTGATGAAGGtgaaactaattatttttcttaagaataataataattctttaatTGATAGTTTCAATGTTAATTTAAACGTGACATTTTTTCCGTTTTTGCTCACTTCAATTCATAATTATTCGCATTCATACATCATAATATCTTACGGTTATAAGTGCAAGTTTACTGTCATATCATCAATAAGATTATTACTACCTATAAAAACCTAGGAATCTCAATCAGAATATTATTGGCTGGATCATGATGATAGATCGCTAATTTCTAAGTCAAGatgtgaattatttatttatttacttacatacatacatacagataatcacgtctgtatcccttgcggggtggacagagccaacagtcttgaaaatactggtaggcacgtttagctgttacGCTTAATAATAGGattttgattcaaatagtgacagcttgcttgcccatcgattaaaagaagaatcccgaggttgtaagcctatcccttagtcgccttttacgacgtccatgggaactagatggagtagttctattcttttttttttaaagttctgggaaccacacggcacacttatTAACTTAGATTTCACTATTAAGCTTTACCTTAacgtaatatttacataaatcttattataatacGTGCAAGTTCATTCTAACCTCTTCTTAATAATACGTCTTTAGGCATCTGAGAATGGAAATTACTATCAAATTCTCATTCCGCATAGAAATCGGTCTGATCTTCTTATTTAATCAGATTTCATTGATCACAATCATATTTACATGATAAAAAACGCGAAAATCCATTGTTACCTATTCCTAAAAGAACTTTAGAAAGAAAAGTGCTGGCTAGGTTTTTCTTCGTCACATCTCTGGAGGTACAAAGCGGGCCGGTCAGAGTCTAAGCACGCGTCGAGTTTCGCGTGCCTTATAAGAAGCCCCTGTCTTCTCCAGAGTTGCGCGTCGTCCGCCGCGTCGCAGGCGGCGAGGACGGCCGTGACGCGATCCTCGGGGGAGAGGGATATGCAGAGACTATGGTGGCGGATGAGGCCGCTCTCGAAACGCCATTCCTGGTTGCCCCCAGTGTTGTGACAGGGATACATGCCTGGAAGTGGATATCAACGTTGGTTAGGTATGAGGTTCTTCCAAATTACACATACAGCTTGATTGTTACGTAAATTAcaactaaaatttatattatgtgccgtgtggttcccggcaccaatagaaaaaggtataggaccacttcaatttttcccatcgatgtcgcaaaaggcgacttagggacaggcttataaacttgagattcttcccTCATGGCTCTTTCGGTGTTGAGAGCTGAAGAGCTGAGGCGAAAGTTACTCAGAGCTTAATTTATGCCGTTGGTTATACCTTCTCTTTGTCCGGTTGAAGAGTTCCAACAATTAAAGATGCTAAGAGCTCAAATTATAAGTGTTCTTACCAAAAGTTCCTTCAAAAAGATGTCCTACGTATTGGCCTTGGAGAAAAAAGgggtgaaaattttattaaaggaTTCTTACCTAAGGTTCCTTCAACGAGATGTCCCATAGTGTCAAGACACCTCGCTCCTTGTCTGATAGCGTGAGAAGCCCCTGACATGGTCGGCACTTGGAGCTCAGGGTACACATGCTCCAAGTACCACCGGAATGgcttgcagtgtagtttgtcaCGGAGAGCCACGCGTTCTGAGATGCTGCGGTAGAGAATAGCGAGTAAACTTATTTACTGTTGTATATTGATAatatcacatacataaaatcacgcctctttcctggaggggtaggcagagactacctctttccacttgccacgatctctgcatacttccttcgcttcatccacattcataactctcttcatgcaagctcggcggtttcgggtactcttgacctgaccctttaccaggacgtccttaatttgatagaTAATATACTTTATTCAAATACCAAGTCCTCCTCGTCTGCACCGAGAAAAATACCAATACTACAATTAAGAACAGTCTGCGAACTCTTTCAGTCCACCTTGAGAGAAAAGAACCTTGGAAACTGATGGAATGGTTAGAAATTAGGTTATCATGCTTCCTCTCATCAAGTCTCGTAAAAGATTTGCGGTTTAACTTGTTATACGGCTGTCTGCCTGATGATGAGGTGTTGGATTTTCTTCGCACTACTTAAAACTCTTAAGATAACTCTCTAACTAATGAAAACACAGTAGCAGTagttttcaaaacaaaaataggatGCAGAACCAAAATGGCTCCGCTGCAGTTATAgcaaatgattaattatacTAATATGGTTATTgcgcagtgtggttcccggcaccaatgcaaaaaagaataggaccactcccatctctttcccatggatgtcgtaaaaggctactaagggataggcttacaaacttgggattcctttttaggcgatggactagcaacttgtcactaatttgaatctcaattctatcattaagccaaatagctgaacgtggccgatcagtcttccaaagactgttggctctgtctaccccgcaagggatatagacgtgactatatgtaggtatatggtTATAAGAAGCAACTCACTCTCCATACTCCACTTGTTTGGCCAGCGGCTGCGACCGATAATACAACTCTTTGTAATCGTCCATCCAGACCTCGGCGGCCCTCCTCGTGTTCCTAGCGAAGACCGCCCCGGACCCGCCCGGGAACGTGTAGGGATGACGCTTGCGGAACACGTGGCCCACTCGGGAACACGGAACTATTTCCAGGGAGCCACCGCATTGCCACACTCTGAAAGATTATCATATAAACTATTATACAATACAAGTTCAGATCAGACTGTTCAGATAGTAGTTCAGATATATTGTGGACAAgagatagaaaaagaataggaccaatccatgtatgtcgttaaaggcgaccaagggataagCTATACAagggattcctctttttaggcgatcgtctagcaaactgtcactatttgtatctcaattctatcattaagccaaacagctaaacgtggcctttcagtcttttgaagtctatcggctctgtctaacccgcaagggataatattatattatatgtttctgccgtgtggttcccggcactattacaaaaaagaataggaccactccatctctttcccatggatgtcgtaaaaggcgactaagggataggcttattaacttaggattcctcttttaggcgatgggctagcaacctgtcactatttgaatctcggttctatcattaagccaaatagctgaacgtggccattcagtcttttcaagactgttggctctgtctaccccgcaagggatatagacgtgatcatatgtatgtatgtatgtatgtatatgtttctacatgagcagctgaatgtggccattcagtcttttcgggactattggctctgtctaccccgtaagggatatagacgtgactataggtatgtatgtatctacatataacctatataatatatatataatctcgTGAAGCGCGGAACATCATTTCTATGTAAGTAGTAATCATGACACTGCTGTTAGTCCTAGTTATGTCTTCACCTCTCTTGAGACCTCTGTCACCTAGTCAGCATGATCCTGGAGTTTGTAGAGGAGACCTTTTGGGTTTAGCCTAATACACGAAGCGACCCCTATCTGAACCCCGCATCTAAACTAACTCGTATCTTCATTATATCATAGTTAAACTTCCACATGTCTGAATGAGCAGGTCTAACTGTTCTTACTCacagtaagtacctatatagttGTAGCGCTAGCGGtaattcggctcgaccgccaccaaagggaagatcttccgccaggctaggtgttatgcctggggaaccgcggctcccgctacattggtgaccccgacgtgattagaagcaaccttcttcatcatcaactccaatcctcagcatcactccCGCTACATCGTAATTCCACTTCTTCGTcgttataactttattttatgtgtctAGTCTACGTGGGGTGAAGATCAAACATCATAATAGGATATACCTGAAGGATATCTCCAAGTTCTCCCCGCCCCACACGTCCATCTTCATGTCGTACTTCCCCAGCTTGTTGAAGTACATGCGGTCCATGCTGAACAGGCCCCCAGCTATCATTGGGGTCCGGATGACTTGAGTGGGGTCGCTGAGACGAGCGCTACGTTCAGAGTGTGATAGGTATTCCCACTGAAATTGAAGGGTTTTCATTTTTACAGGTAATAAGACTATTATGCCGTGtgacaccaatataaaaaagaaaaggacctgtggcgacatctctacgccattcgtcaacaacatcaaatctcacaacaactgtcaatcatcgcgaagaaattgacgcgctcaaccaatagcagcgaagaatctaagacgcgatttcagagatttcacggattggagctatatattcAACCTCCcacacaacatcgttggagccgcggttccccaggcataacacctagcctggcggaagatcttccctttggtggtggtcgagccgaatcatcgctcccgctaaaGACcgttccatctctttcccatggatgtcgtaaaaggcgactaaggtttttaaacttgggatccgtcttataggcgatgggctagcaacctgtcactgtttgaatctcaattctatcacttagcgaaacagctgagcgtggccttacagtattttcaagacaggtagctctgtctaccccgttagggatatagacgtgattatacgtatgtatgtataatctgTACCCACCGTTAGTCATCAAAAAGTGTTACAATACCTTGAAAACCAGGTTCCAATCGAACCCTCCTCGAAGGTCGGCTGACGCCCCTATATACTGGAAGGTGTCCATGCTGATGACGTCAATTACTGGGCAGACCACGCGAGTTGGGTCCtggaaaaaatggaaaaatatttatttattctattttttattaagcaccgaacaggccacgttcagactaatcaagtctgttggctctgtttaccccggaagggatatagacgcttttaaggtatgtatgtaggtataataatatttggttgattttttttagacaACGAAGAACTCACGTGATTTTAAGAGTCCTTAAAATTATAAGGAAGTTTACGTCTAAAAAACGTATAGTGATCTCAGagatatagttttttttacacaaaaattgtACATTTCTTTTGATAggctttttgtgttttttttccaGGAATTTTCCGCCTATACTGATTTGGGCCAAAATATGTCACGCGAATGAcaacaattttcaaaacaCTTTTgtaaaacacttataaaatcttcatatatttttctttcaaagaataattaaagagaaacattaaaaaattaaatttatgataatgacaaacattctattttttaattttgaaatacgGTACCTATTACTTAAACAATTAAGCTCTGACAAAAGATATCATGTCCATTTAGAACTAAAGGTCATACGAATAGTTGCTTCGCACGAGATAATTAGCCGTTATATAAAATGAGAGATGAATGAGAGAGAGTTTGTCCGTCTCTTTGCGATAACGTCGAAACTATTGTGTAATTCTGAAAGTGGAGCGATTTTATCTTGTAAGCGCCAAAGCTTTCGGCAACTTTTGGTGGACTTAAGCTCGCAAAAGGTGtcgaaatataatattaaatagatttttaattctgtcccgtgtggttccaggtaccaatacaaaaaataaccactccatctctttcccatggatgtcataaaaggtgactaagggataggcttacaaacttgggatttattttaaagcgatatgctagcaacctaccactatatgaatttcaattctatcattaagccaaatagctgaacgtggccattctgtcttttcaaggtactattggctctgtctaccccgcaagggttatagacgtgaccatatgtatgtattttttattcttaataacgtgaaataatttattttatggccTGTTGTTGCGATATTTGCTTCCTATTAttcctataaaaataaatataatatttatggaaTCAGGTTTTACATTTCAGTACCTATCAAGttggattttataatattacatattgcatcgtttataaattaaaaatacgtcGGTGCAgaaggcttgcaaacttggaattcttcttttaggcaatgagcTAGAAATCTGTCAAAAAGGAATAAaatcgtgaccatatgtacctatgagaaaatagtttgtaaagATGTCGCTGATTGTtcatatcaatttaaaatcgCTATCACTTAGCAACAAAACGTCAGCCATTCAAGGTGTCAAGGTCTTGGTAATGTGGATGTCACGGCCAAACCGGATTGTCGAGATATTCGGCCGGCGCAGGGCGGCCTTACGCAATCAGCAGATACCCTGGGTTTTGTAATGAATTActtcaagtctatatcccttgcggggtagacagagccaacagtcttgaaaatactgaatggccacgttcagctatttggcttaatgatagaattgagattcaaatagtgacaggttgctagcccattgcctaaagaagaatcccaagtatgtaagatTTAGCacttgtcgccttttacgacatctatgggaacgagatggagtggtcctatttgttttttcaatggtgccgggaaccacacggcaatacttacctacctattaattataattctcaataagtacttttaagggttccataaataaaaaagtaaaacgagccctattactaagcctcctctgtctgtctgtctgcccATTCGTCCGTCTGTCCCCATGCTATATCTCATAAACCTTGATAGCTAATTGAAAATTGTCCTttccataaaaacaaaagccaTGGGGATCGATGGAATTAATCTCCGCatgattcttcttcttttggaCTTCATTCTTCCGGCTCTCACTCACATCATTAACTATTTCCTTAGTTCAGGTGTATTCCCTTCCTTATGGCGGAAGGCATTTGTGATTCCTCTACCTAAAACTAACAATCCTGGCAGCTTTAATCATTATCGTCCTATATCTATTCTTCCATTTTTCTCTAAAATTCTTGAAGCAGTAGTGTATTCTCAACTATCCTCTCTTGTTCTTTCTAATGGACTGCTCAGTGAATTTCAATCGGGATTCCGCCCGGGACACAGCACGGGTACTGCGTTGTTGAAGGTGACTGAGGACATCAGAAATGGCATGGAGCACGGCAAGGTGACCATCCTTGTACTTATTGATTTCTCCAATGCTTTTAATACGGTAGATTACGATGTTCTCCTTGCTTTACTTGCTCGCCTTAATCTCTCTCCAGTGGTCCTC
Proteins encoded in this window:
- the LOC106132824 gene encoding polypeptide N-acetylgalactosaminyltransferase 2, whose protein sequence is MRRNVKILFLVGAVWIFFIFYFMQPDSAQSKEENIALRLIKQHADLEETESSPASPDESYGTGSTGRTYFDEGGYVAGGAKDSDPYVRNRFNQAASDSLPSNRIVPDTRNAMCRLKKYDEDLPQTSVIITFHNEARSTLLRTIVSVINRSPEHLIKEIILVDDFSDNPEDGAALRAIRKVRVIRNIKREGLMRSRVRGADAATAPVLTFLDSHVECNLHWLEPLLQRIKEDPTRVVCPVIDVISMDTFQYIGASADLRGGFDWNLVFKWEYLSHSERSARLSDPTQVIRTPMIAGGLFSMDRMYFNKLGKYDMKMDVWGGENLEISFRVWQCGGSLEIVPCSRVGHVFRKRHPYTFPGGSGAVFARNTRRAAEVWMDDYKELYYRSQPLAKQVEYGDISERVALRDKLHCKPFRWYLEHVYPELQVPTMSGASHAIRQGARCLDTMGHLVEGTLGMYPCHNTGGNQEWRFESGLIRHHSLCISLSPEDRVTAVLAACDAADDAQLWRRQGLLIRHAKLDACLDSDRPALYLQRCDEEKPSQHFSF